From the Halodesulfovibrio aestuarii DSM 17919 = ATCC 29578 genome, one window contains:
- the lysS gene encoding lysine--tRNA ligase — translation MLESFVDRDELNEVVKNRVAKSCDLMDAGISLYPNGFKKEDDFSQIRAEYEGLDTEELESLDKEFFCAGRIVGLRSFGKVTFFHVLDKSGKMQCYAARDTLGTESYQKFKKFDIGDIVGVVGTLFRTKTGELTLDCKSVQLLTKSIRPLPEKYHGLKDVEIRYRQRYVDLIVTPKTREIFRKRTAIVREFRRFMEDNGFMEVETPMMHPIPGGATARPFVTYHNAQEHDMFMRIAPELYLKRLLVGGFEKVFEINRNFRNEGVSTQHNPEFTMCEFYWAYATFEDLMDLTEELFGHIAKKVCGTTVITYQGQEIDLTPGTWRRVGFLESLEVIGGHTKELYEDYDKLVAHLKSRGEKVMEGEKLAKLQAKLFDLDVEPDLIQPTFIYNYPTDISPLSRKNEDDPRFTDRYELFMTGRELGNAFSELNDPVDQRLRFLDQVAEKEAGDDEAHYMDEDYLRALEYGMPPAAGQGIGIDRLVMLLTDSPSIREVILFPLLKPES, via the coding sequence ATGTTGGAGAGCTTTGTTGACCGTGATGAGTTAAACGAAGTGGTGAAGAATAGAGTGGCAAAGTCCTGCGACTTAATGGATGCAGGTATTTCCTTGTACCCGAACGGGTTTAAGAAGGAAGATGATTTTTCTCAAATTCGTGCAGAATATGAGGGTCTTGATACTGAAGAATTAGAATCCCTTGATAAGGAATTCTTTTGCGCAGGTCGTATTGTCGGTCTTCGTTCTTTCGGTAAAGTTACCTTTTTCCACGTTCTTGACAAAAGTGGTAAGATGCAGTGTTACGCTGCTCGTGATACCCTTGGTACTGAATCGTACCAGAAGTTTAAGAAATTTGACATCGGCGATATCGTTGGTGTTGTGGGTACATTATTTCGCACTAAAACAGGCGAACTGACCTTAGACTGTAAAAGTGTTCAGCTTCTTACAAAGTCTATTCGTCCGCTCCCGGAAAAATATCATGGTCTTAAAGACGTTGAGATTCGATACCGTCAGCGTTACGTTGACCTTATTGTAACGCCAAAGACTCGGGAAATTTTCCGCAAACGTACTGCTATTGTGCGTGAGTTCCGTAGATTTATGGAAGATAATGGCTTCATGGAAGTTGAAACTCCAATGATGCATCCAATTCCTGGTGGCGCAACTGCTCGTCCGTTTGTCACCTACCATAATGCGCAAGAGCATGATATGTTTATGCGTATTGCACCGGAACTCTACTTGAAACGTTTACTCGTTGGTGGTTTCGAAAAAGTTTTTGAAATTAACCGTAACTTCCGTAACGAAGGCGTTTCTACTCAGCATAACCCAGAATTTACTATGTGTGAGTTCTACTGGGCATATGCAACGTTTGAAGACCTGATGGATCTTACAGAAGAGCTTTTTGGACACATTGCCAAGAAGGTGTGCGGTACCACCGTTATTACCTATCAAGGTCAGGAAATTGATCTGACCCCTGGTACTTGGCGTCGCGTCGGCTTCCTCGAATCTTTAGAAGTTATTGGTGGTCACACCAAAGAACTGTACGAAGATTACGACAAGCTTGTTGCACATTTGAAAAGCCGTGGGGAAAAAGTAATGGAAGGTGAGAAGCTTGCTAAGCTTCAAGCTAAGCTGTTTGATCTTGATGTTGAACCGGATCTGATTCAGCCAACTTTCATTTACAATTACCCGACAGATATCTCGCCTCTTTCTCGTAAAAACGAAGATGATCCTCGTTTTACTGATCGTTATGAACTTTTCATGACCGGTCGCGAGCTTGGTAACGCATTCTCTGAACTTAACGATCCTGTTGATCAGCGCTTGCGTTTCCTTGATCAGGTTGCAGAAAAAGAAGCGGGTGATGATGAAGCACACTACATGGACGAAGATTATCTTCGTGCTCTTGAATACGGTATGCCTCCGGCTGCTGGTCAGGGGATCGGTATTGACCGTCTTGTTATGCTTCTTACTGATTCTCCATCAATCCGTGAGGTAATTCTCTTCCCACTCCTTAAACCGGAGAGTTAG
- the bamA gene encoding outer membrane protein assembly factor BamA, giving the protein MSKQFRPCVVMVFMLLALLIAASAFAAPRNGIRVLVLPFAVNSGDDLSYLEDGLPDLIGERLAAKNFSIVPDDEVERILAENAVTELNISIVRDLCLLSNSDYAVYGSFTQVGEQLSIDARLVEAYGLQPAKPIYINKSGLINVLPAVDELVAQATNEMLRKQSISNIVVKGTKILDPDVVLLRMRIQKGDALDSKKINEEIKRIYGLGFFSDVQVSVEKKRDGNELVITVVEKPKINNIIISGSDAVDSDDILAAISSKQGAILNEKLLSDDIARVRDLYRKEGYYLAEVDYKIERGTTGATLTFNVKEGEKLYIKDIQLEGVEKLDADDVKSELALSERGMFSWLTGSGVLREDYLERDVAAIAAYYLNRGFLDVRVGNARVDYEEDGIVITFPVSEGERYKLGTITFTGDLIEPDETYLSIIGLDEWKEDEEYLNYTVLREDSTKIGDWYANYGYAYADVDFGIQRAEDHIANVSYKINKKNKVYVRRVVVEGNTRTRDNVVRRAVELTDGELFNGDKLRDSNRTLNNLGYFSEASVNIVPTQSPEEVDLKVKVKEKNTGSIMAGVGWSSYDGVGFSGSIKEDNLWGKGYRLALTASFSSKKTSYDLSFLNPSVYDSDLSFSARTYITETEYDDYDYNKTGAKISFGYPVGKWSRVYAGYRFDQYQITDVDDDADNLIKEQADEGTRYASVLHAAFSRNTIDNFQRPTAGNVVNLTVNYGGSFLQGTDDFIKVVGEARQYYALNNDHVLMARAKAAALLPNGGSQSDIPIVERFWVGGINSVRGYDINDFAVRENDGDKIGGTRMAFANFEYQWYFENELGMTIVPFFDVGTNFDDKDDDGLTSNKDWLYSTGLELRWRSPMGDLRFAYGVPLADVNGERQSPRFEFAMGQAF; this is encoded by the coding sequence ATGTCCAAACAGTTTAGACCGTGCGTTGTCATGGTCTTCATGCTGCTTGCGCTGTTAATTGCTGCAAGCGCATTTGCTGCGCCACGGAATGGAATTCGGGTACTTGTACTGCCTTTTGCCGTTAACTCAGGCGATGATTTGAGTTACTTGGAAGATGGTTTGCCTGATTTAATCGGAGAACGTTTAGCTGCAAAAAACTTTTCAATTGTTCCTGATGATGAAGTTGAAAGAATTTTAGCAGAAAATGCTGTCACCGAGCTTAATATTTCAATTGTTCGTGATCTGTGTTTGTTGTCTAACTCAGACTATGCCGTCTATGGTAGCTTTACACAGGTTGGTGAACAACTTTCTATTGATGCACGCTTGGTAGAAGCTTACGGACTTCAACCTGCAAAGCCAATTTACATTAATAAGTCTGGTCTTATTAATGTGCTTCCTGCTGTCGATGAGCTTGTGGCTCAAGCTACAAACGAGATGCTGCGTAAGCAGTCAATTTCTAATATTGTAGTTAAGGGTACTAAAATTCTGGATCCGGACGTAGTTCTTCTACGTATGCGAATTCAGAAGGGTGATGCTCTTGATAGCAAAAAAATCAACGAAGAAATTAAACGTATTTACGGTCTTGGATTCTTCAGTGATGTGCAGGTGTCTGTTGAGAAAAAACGTGATGGTAATGAACTTGTTATCACCGTTGTAGAAAAACCAAAAATTAATAACATCATAATCTCCGGCTCTGATGCTGTTGATAGTGATGATATTCTTGCCGCAATCAGTTCAAAACAGGGTGCTATTCTTAACGAAAAGCTCCTGTCTGATGATATTGCACGCGTTCGCGATTTGTACAGGAAAGAAGGTTATTACCTTGCTGAGGTTGATTACAAGATTGAACGTGGTACAACCGGTGCGACTCTTACATTTAATGTAAAAGAAGGCGAGAAGCTCTACATTAAAGATATACAGCTCGAAGGTGTTGAAAAACTTGATGCAGATGACGTGAAGAGCGAACTAGCTTTGTCTGAACGCGGAATGTTCTCATGGCTTACCGGCTCTGGTGTTCTGCGTGAAGATTACCTTGAACGTGACGTCGCAGCGATTGCTGCGTACTACTTGAACCGAGGCTTCCTCGATGTTCGTGTTGGTAATGCGCGTGTAGATTATGAAGAAGACGGTATTGTTATTACCTTCCCGGTTTCTGAAGGTGAGCGTTATAAGCTTGGCACAATTACCTTTACGGGTGATCTCATTGAGCCGGACGAAACCTACCTGTCTATTATTGGGTTGGACGAGTGGAAGGAAGATGAGGAGTACCTCAACTATACTGTCCTTCGTGAGGATAGTACTAAAATTGGTGACTGGTATGCAAACTACGGTTATGCCTACGCTGATGTTGATTTTGGTATTCAGCGAGCAGAAGACCACATTGCAAACGTCTCCTATAAGATTAACAAAAAGAACAAAGTGTATGTCCGCCGTGTCGTAGTGGAAGGCAATACTCGCACTCGTGATAATGTTGTGCGTCGTGCTGTTGAACTGACAGACGGTGAGCTTTTCAATGGCGATAAGCTGCGTGACAGTAACCGCACGTTGAATAACCTTGGGTATTTTTCTGAAGCAAGCGTGAACATTGTTCCAACGCAGTCTCCAGAAGAAGTTGATCTTAAAGTTAAGGTTAAAGAAAAAAATACTGGCTCTATTATGGCCGGTGTCGGTTGGTCTTCATATGATGGTGTTGGTTTCTCCGGTTCTATCAAGGAAGATAACTTGTGGGGTAAAGGCTACAGGCTTGCATTGACTGCCAGCTTCTCGTCTAAAAAAACCTCCTACGATCTGAGTTTCTTGAACCCAAGTGTATATGATAGCGATCTTTCATTTAGTGCTCGTACATACATCACAGAAACTGAATATGACGACTACGATTATAATAAGACAGGCGCTAAAATTAGCTTTGGTTATCCGGTAGGTAAGTGGTCTCGTGTCTACGCCGGTTACCGTTTTGACCAGTATCAGATTACAGATGTAGATGATGATGCGGACAACCTCATTAAAGAGCAGGCTGATGAAGGCACCCGCTATGCGAGCGTGCTCCATGCAGCTTTCTCCCGCAACACCATTGATAATTTCCAGCGCCCGACGGCCGGTAATGTTGTAAACCTTACCGTAAACTACGGTGGTAGCTTCCTTCAGGGTACTGATGATTTCATTAAAGTAGTTGGTGAAGCCCGTCAGTACTATGCCTTGAACAATGACCACGTGCTGATGGCCCGTGCAAAGGCTGCAGCATTGCTTCCTAATGGCGGCTCTCAAAGTGATATCCCAATTGTAGAACGTTTTTGGGTTGGTGGTATTAATAGCGTGCGTGGTTACGACATCAACGACTTTGCAGTGCGCGAGAATGATGGTGACAAAATTGGTGGTACCCGCATGGCGTTCGCTAACTTTGAGTACCAGTGGTATTTTGAGAATGAGCTGGGTATGACTATTGTACCGTTCTTTGACGTGGGTACTAACTTCGATGACAAAGATGATGATGGTCTTACCTCTAATAAAGACTGGCTCTACAGTACCGGTCTGGAACTGCGCTGGCGTTCTCCAATGGGTGATTTACGCTTCGCATACGGTGTTCCTCTTGCAGATGTGAACGGAGAAAGACAGTCTCCGCGCTTTGAATTTGCAATGGGTCAGGCGTTTTAA
- a CDS encoding ABC transporter ATP-binding protein — MSAAPLYELKGVGKDYEGPAELLTVINNLDLVIEQGEALAITGASGSGKSTLLHLLGTLDIPSRGELLFNGRNLAELSDDAKAVVRNREIGFVFQFHHLLPEFSTIENVAMQAIIGGVTKKDAFERASEMLQLVGLGKRLEHKVTTLSGGERQRAAIARAILMRPSVLLADEPTGNLDERTGESVGELLLRLNDELGMTLVVVTHNPELSDIMRRRLELRAGELYVQTV; from the coding sequence ATGAGTGCCGCACCATTGTATGAGCTTAAGGGCGTCGGAAAGGACTATGAAGGTCCTGCTGAGTTGCTTACGGTTATAAATAATTTGGACCTGGTTATAGAGCAGGGTGAGGCTCTTGCAATCACGGGTGCATCCGGCTCAGGTAAAAGTACTCTCTTGCATCTATTGGGAACCCTTGATATTCCTTCGAGGGGTGAGTTACTTTTCAATGGTAGAAATCTTGCGGAATTGTCTGATGACGCTAAGGCTGTAGTGCGAAATCGGGAGATTGGATTTGTGTTTCAGTTTCATCATCTGCTGCCGGAATTTTCGACGATTGAAAATGTAGCTATGCAAGCGATTATTGGCGGTGTGACCAAAAAAGACGCCTTTGAACGGGCCAGCGAAATGTTGCAACTCGTTGGACTGGGAAAGCGGCTTGAACATAAGGTTACAACGTTGTCAGGCGGGGAGCGACAGCGGGCTGCTATTGCCCGTGCCATTCTTATGCGGCCTTCAGTTTTGCTTGCAGATGAACCCACTGGAAATCTTGATGAACGTACTGGCGAGTCAGTTGGAGAATTACTTCTTCGACTAAATGATGAGCTCGGTATGACCTTGGTTGTAGTTACGCATAATCCTGAACTGTCGGATATTATGCGTCGCCGTCTTGAACTGCGAGCTGGAGAACTTTATGTCCAAACAGTTTAG
- a CDS encoding lipoprotein-releasing ABC transporter permease subunit, with amino-acid sequence MNFESFIALRYLFARRQQSFISVISIISVLGVALGVASLIVVMGVMNGFTKDLRDKILGVNAHVITMSATGNMSGYTELMKKIEGVSGVAGVTPFVYSELMASSSQGVKGIILRGVQPESADRVLTIRKYMQDGGFPDLNRKGLPGIIVGKELAKRLGVGVGRRINLLSPSGKKTSQGFVPRVRNFKVVGIYKTGMWEYDSSLAFVTLDSARELLGWNKNAVTGLELSVSDVNKADAVAKEITKKLGGYPFYARSWMDMNANLFAALKLEKTAMGVILTLIVLVGSFSIITTLVMLVMEKTRDIAVLMSMGATKQQIRRIFMLQGTIIGVVGTALGFALGLGVGELLKRYQFVKLPKGVYSLDRLPVLYNWTDLVIIGVAAMVLCFIATLYPAKQAAKLEPADALRYE; translated from the coding sequence ATGAACTTTGAGTCCTTCATTGCGCTGCGATACCTGTTTGCGCGTCGACAACAGTCATTTATATCGGTCATATCGATTATTTCTGTTCTCGGAGTCGCTCTTGGTGTTGCTTCGCTCATAGTAGTTATGGGTGTGATGAACGGTTTCACAAAGGACTTGAGGGATAAAATTCTGGGCGTGAATGCTCACGTAATTACCATGAGTGCAACCGGAAATATGTCCGGTTATACTGAGTTAATGAAAAAAATTGAGGGTGTCTCCGGTGTTGCCGGAGTCACCCCTTTTGTTTACTCAGAACTTATGGCTTCCTCATCTCAGGGTGTGAAAGGTATCATTTTACGCGGTGTGCAGCCTGAGTCTGCGGACAGGGTTCTCACAATCCGCAAATACATGCAGGATGGTGGTTTTCCGGATCTTAATCGTAAAGGGCTTCCGGGGATTATTGTCGGCAAAGAGCTTGCCAAACGCCTTGGTGTAGGTGTGGGGCGGCGTATAAATCTTCTTTCTCCTTCCGGTAAAAAAACATCACAAGGCTTCGTTCCAAGGGTCCGTAACTTTAAAGTTGTCGGCATCTATAAAACGGGCATGTGGGAATATGATTCATCCCTTGCGTTTGTAACTCTAGATTCCGCTCGGGAATTGCTTGGATGGAATAAAAATGCCGTTACGGGGCTTGAGCTCTCTGTCAGTGATGTAAACAAAGCAGACGCAGTCGCCAAAGAAATAACTAAAAAACTTGGCGGGTATCCTTTCTATGCAAGAAGCTGGATGGATATGAATGCTAACTTGTTTGCTGCACTGAAACTGGAAAAAACAGCGATGGGTGTTATCCTTACGCTCATTGTTCTGGTTGGCTCATTCTCCATTATTACCACTCTGGTCATGCTTGTTATGGAAAAAACCCGTGACATAGCAGTGCTCATGTCTATGGGAGCAACCAAACAGCAGATTCGCAGAATTTTTATGCTGCAGGGAACTATTATCGGAGTGGTGGGAACTGCTCTGGGCTTTGCCCTTGGACTTGGGGTAGGTGAACTGCTTAAGCGTTATCAATTCGTAAAGCTTCCGAAGGGTGTGTATTCATTGGACAGGCTTCCGGTTCTTTATAATTGGACAGATCTCGTGATAATTGGAGTCGCTGCAATGGTATTGTGTTTTATCGCAACTCTATATCCAGCAAAGCAGGCTGCAAAACTAGAACCGGCAGATGCATTGAGGTATGAATAA